One window of Mesorhizobium loti R88b genomic DNA carries:
- a CDS encoding DUF3658 domain-containing protein: MANRDIDAAILQMVMERWQKTAMIIMKSDEVLRKAGVKASYEEIGERIAALASQGDIENEGDLSLWRNSEVRLPQAPGTPE, translated from the coding sequence ATGGCAAATCGCGACATCGATGCCGCGATTCTGCAGATGGTCATGGAGCGGTGGCAGAAAACCGCCATGATCATCATGAAGTCAGATGAAGTGCTTCGCAAAGCCGGCGTGAAAGCGTCCTATGAAGAAATCGGCGAGCGAATTGCAGCGCTCGCTTCCCAGGGCGACATCGAAAATGAGGGAGATCTTTCCCTTTGGCGCAACAGTGAAGTTCGCCTCCCGCAGGCGCCAGGGACCCCTGAATAG
- a CDS encoding invasion associated locus B family protein, producing MRGLIALVSSLALVAFAAPALAQQATKIGQHNAWGTYSYQASGGKVCYVLTVPTDKQPPTLDHGDMFFFVSQRPGQQVSYEPQFIAGYNFQEGSKATVTIDKKSFSMFTRGKSAWVENAAEEPVLIAAMKTGTDMKVSAKSGRGNPTNYVFSLKGISAALTSIAKCK from the coding sequence ATGCGCGGATTGATAGCACTAGTCTCGAGCCTGGCCCTGGTGGCCTTCGCAGCGCCGGCGCTGGCGCAGCAGGCGACCAAGATCGGCCAGCACAATGCCTGGGGCACCTACAGCTACCAGGCATCGGGCGGCAAGGTCTGCTACGTGCTCACCGTGCCGACCGACAAGCAGCCACCGACGCTCGACCATGGCGACATGTTCTTCTTCGTCAGCCAGCGGCCCGGCCAGCAGGTGTCCTACGAGCCGCAGTTCATTGCCGGCTACAATTTCCAGGAAGGCTCCAAAGCCACCGTCACCATCGACAAGAAGTCCTTCTCGATGTTCACGCGCGGCAAGTCGGCCTGGGTCGAGAATGCCGCCGAGGAACCGGTTCTGATCGCCGCCATGAAGACCGGCACCGACATGAAGGTGTCCGCCAAGTCCGGCCGCGGCAACCCCACGAACTACGTCTTCTCGCTGAAAGGCATCTCCGCGGCGCTGACGTCGATTGCCAAGTGCAAATAG
- a CDS encoding YkvA family protein, protein MAQQPGFDFFGFGDKLGGEGEVREKFWRTAKKAARQIPFMEEVVAAYYCAMDKNTPLRAKAILVAALGYFVLPFDLIPDFIFGIGFTDDIAVLTAAITAVSAHITPAHRQAAKDAIADKG, encoded by the coding sequence ATGGCGCAACAACCCGGTTTTGATTTCTTCGGCTTTGGCGACAAGCTCGGCGGCGAAGGCGAAGTGCGCGAGAAATTCTGGCGCACGGCCAAGAAGGCCGCGCGGCAGATTCCGTTCATGGAAGAAGTCGTCGCTGCCTATTACTGCGCCATGGACAAGAACACGCCGCTGCGCGCCAAGGCCATATTGGTGGCCGCGCTCGGCTATTTTGTCCTGCCCTTCGACCTCATCCCCGACTTCATCTTCGGGATCGGCTTCACCGACGACATCGCCGTGCTGACCGCCGCGATCACCGCTGTCAGCGCCCATATCACGCCGGCGCATCGCCAGGCCGCCAAGGACGCCATCGCCGACAAGGGCTGA
- a CDS encoding 4a-hydroxytetrahydrobiopterin dehydratase, translating into MTREKLSKDAITAALAELGGWSLATDGASIKRSFVFNNFSEAFAFMTRVALAAEKMDHHPDWSNVYKTVDVTLNTHDAGGVTALDIALAKKMSRYFGG; encoded by the coding sequence ATGACGAGAGAAAAACTCAGCAAGGACGCAATCACCGCTGCCCTTGCCGAACTCGGAGGCTGGTCGCTGGCCACGGACGGCGCCTCGATCAAGCGCAGCTTCGTCTTCAACAATTTTTCCGAAGCCTTCGCCTTCATGACCCGCGTCGCGCTGGCAGCCGAGAAGATGGACCACCATCCCGACTGGTCAAACGTCTACAAGACCGTGGACGTCACGCTCAACACCCACGACGCCGGCGGCGTCACGGCGCTCGACATCGCGCTGGCAAAGAAGATGAGCCGCTACTTCGGCGGCTGA
- a CDS encoding low molecular weight protein-tyrosine-phosphatase, with amino-acid sequence MSIKPIKSILFVCLGNICRSPLAEGVFRTVLAERGRDMLLDSAATSGWEVGSAPDPRSIAIALHHGIDISGQRARKVTPQDFSRFDLILGMDRSNVADLKALGTAARDRVRLFLEFAHGQARDVPDPYYDGPEAFAEVYRMIREASEALATRLAARASLPDSDQASSTM; translated from the coding sequence ATGAGCATAAAGCCGATAAAATCCATACTCTTCGTCTGCCTCGGCAACATCTGCCGCTCGCCATTGGCCGAAGGGGTGTTTCGCACCGTCCTGGCGGAACGCGGGCGCGACATGCTGCTGGACTCTGCCGCGACCAGCGGCTGGGAGGTCGGCTCGGCCCCCGATCCTCGTTCGATCGCGATTGCCTTGCATCACGGCATCGACATTTCCGGGCAGCGGGCACGCAAGGTCACGCCGCAGGATTTCTCCCGCTTCGACCTGATCCTCGGCATGGATCGCTCGAATGTCGCCGATCTCAAGGCGCTGGGTACGGCTGCGCGGGACCGGGTGCGACTTTTCCTGGAATTCGCGCACGGGCAGGCGCGCGACGTGCCCGATCCATACTATGACGGCCCGGAGGCTTTTGCCGAGGTCTACCGCATGATCCGTGAGGCGTCGGAGGCGCTGGCGACAAGGCTGGCGGCGCGGGCGTCGTTGCCCGACAGTGACCAGGCTTCCTCGACAATGTAA
- the thpR gene encoding RNA 2',3'-cyclic phosphodiesterase, producing MPRLFTALEIPRDAALSLSLLRGGLPGARWIDVENYHMTLRFIGDVPGHVADEIANALDRVHRPSFSLTLSGVGAFGQKKPHAVWAGASTSPDLAALQGEIDRICQRLGIPADPRKFMPHVTLARLRNSSPLDVAQYLSARGNFSTLPFRIGRFVLMSSRDSVGGGPYIVEEAWSLSGNDARAASLVASASDASRIMR from the coding sequence ATGCCGCGTCTTTTCACCGCCCTCGAAATTCCGCGTGACGCCGCCCTTTCGCTGTCCCTGCTCCGGGGCGGCCTGCCCGGAGCCCGCTGGATCGATGTCGAAAACTACCATATGACGCTGCGCTTCATCGGCGATGTTCCCGGTCACGTAGCCGATGAGATCGCCAACGCGCTCGACCGTGTCCACCGCCCGTCCTTCTCGCTGACCCTGTCCGGCGTCGGCGCTTTCGGCCAGAAAAAGCCGCACGCGGTGTGGGCTGGTGCTTCCACCTCGCCCGATCTGGCCGCGCTTCAGGGCGAGATCGACCGCATCTGCCAGCGGCTCGGCATTCCCGCCGATCCGCGCAAGTTCATGCCGCATGTCACACTTGCGAGACTGCGCAATTCGAGCCCGCTGGATGTCGCCCAATATCTGTCGGCGCGCGGCAATTTCTCGACGCTGCCGTTCCGCATCGGCCGCTTCGTCTTGATGTCGTCGCGCGATTCGGTCGGCGGTGGGCCTTACATTGTCGAGGAAGCCTGGTCACTGTCGGGCAACGACGCCCGCGCCGCCAGCCTTGTCGCCAGCGCCTCCGACGCCTCACGGATCATGCGGTAG
- a CDS encoding arylesterase, with protein MSFKRQIAAGLILFLAVCGAISSARAEPFKIVGFGDSLMAGFGLGRGEGFTDKLQAALRAKGHDVTVANAGVSGDTTSGGLARLDWSVPDGTQLVILELGANDMLRGVAPEITRKNLDEMLGRLKQRKIAVLLAGMRAAPNLGADYQTAFDAIFPDLAKKYDVTLYPFFLDGVAGQPGLRLEDGLHPNAHGVDVMVERILPTVEKAIAAVPGGS; from the coding sequence ATGTCTTTCAAACGCCAGATAGCCGCAGGCTTGATCCTTTTCCTCGCCGTTTGCGGCGCCATTTCGTCAGCGCGGGCCGAGCCCTTCAAGATCGTCGGCTTCGGTGACAGCCTGATGGCGGGCTTCGGCCTCGGGCGTGGCGAGGGGTTTACCGACAAGCTCCAGGCAGCGCTGCGTGCCAAGGGCCATGATGTGACCGTTGCCAATGCCGGTGTTTCCGGCGACACCACGAGCGGCGGCCTGGCGCGGCTCGACTGGTCGGTGCCGGACGGAACCCAGTTGGTCATCCTCGAACTCGGCGCCAACGACATGCTGCGCGGCGTCGCACCTGAAATCACCCGCAAGAACCTGGACGAGATGCTGGGCAGGCTGAAACAGCGCAAGATCGCCGTGCTCCTGGCCGGCATGCGCGCCGCGCCCAATCTCGGCGCCGACTACCAGACCGCCTTCGACGCCATCTTTCCGGACCTGGCGAAGAAATACGATGTCACGCTCTATCCGTTCTTCCTCGACGGCGTCGCCGGCCAGCCTGGCCTGCGGCTCGAGGATGGCCTGCATCCGAACGCTCACGGGGTCGACGTGATGGTCGAACGCATCCTGCCCACCGTCGAGAAGGCCATAGCGGCAGTGCCGGGCGGGTCGTGA
- a CDS encoding ABC transporter ATP-binding protein, whose product MTEAVIALKDVSLTLGEGASSVHVLKGVSLEVARGEATGIVGPSGSGKSTLLMVLAGLERVDSGTVRIAGELLNGKSEDQIASFRGRNIGIVFQSFHLIPNMTALENVAVPLELAGHADPFSVAARELAAVGLSDRVTHYPGELSGGEQQRVAIARALAPSPRILIADEPTGNLDQATGRQVADLLFAKAAERGMTLVLVTHDPTLAARCSRQVSMRSGQIEAPATLKVTA is encoded by the coding sequence TTGACAGAAGCCGTCATCGCGCTGAAAGACGTATCCCTGACGCTCGGCGAGGGCGCTTCATCAGTCCATGTGCTGAAGGGCGTCAGCCTCGAAGTGGCGCGCGGCGAGGCGACCGGCATCGTCGGCCCTTCTGGTTCCGGCAAGTCGACCCTTCTGATGGTTCTGGCAGGCCTGGAAAGGGTCGATTCGGGTACGGTACGAATCGCCGGCGAGCTGCTCAACGGCAAAAGCGAGGACCAGATTGCTTCGTTTCGTGGCCGAAACATTGGCATTGTGTTCCAGTCCTTCCACCTCATTCCCAATATGACGGCGCTCGAAAATGTCGCGGTGCCGCTGGAGCTGGCCGGCCACGCCGATCCGTTTTCGGTGGCGGCGCGCGAGCTGGCGGCTGTCGGCCTGAGTGACCGCGTCACCCATTATCCCGGCGAACTCTCGGGCGGCGAACAGCAGCGCGTGGCGATCGCGCGGGCACTGGCGCCGTCGCCGCGCATCCTGATCGCCGACGAGCCGACCGGCAATCTCGACCAGGCGACGGGGCGGCAGGTCGCCGACCTGCTGTTCGCCAAGGCGGCCGAACGCGGCATGACGCTGGTGCTGGTCACCCATGATCCCACGCTCGCGGCGCGCTGCTCGCGCCAAGTGTCGATGCGCTCGGGACAGATCGAGGCGCCGGCGACGCTCAAGGTCACCGCTTGA
- a CDS encoding ABC transporter permease, whose amino-acid sequence MPLAQTLKLAVRFSLREMRGGLSGFLIFLACIALGVAAIGGVNSVARSISAGVADQGQTLLGGDLRFEINQRDASQAERGFLDGLGTVSRTASMRSMARLADGSDQALVEAKAVDDAYPLYGALETEPKLSKQDLFGEQSGVFGAAAPDLLFERLHLKLGDRLKLGTATFELRATLVTEPDAVSDGFGFAPRLMISTEGLAATGLIQPGSLVENAYKIRLPADADEARLKAIQDQAAKDFPEAGWSIRTRDNAAPALSSNIERFSQFLTLVGLTALVVGGVGVANAVRAYLDGKRGVIATFKSLGASGGFVFAVYLVQILIIAALGILLGLVLGALMPFVASAALQSVIPVPAQGGFYPGALGMAALFGLLVTLAFALLPLGRARDVPATALFREMGLEGRGQPRLVYVASALGIALILAALAILFSGDQRIASIFVGATIFAFLVLRLVGALVQWVAKKSPRVRFVALRLAVGNIHRPGALTPSVVLSLGLGLTLLVTLALIDGNLRQQISGSLPERAPNFFFVDIQSSDVDAFTALVGKEAPQGTLAKVPMLRGRVMALNGVDVDKVKVPAEGAWVLKGDRGLTYDAKQPQNATLTEGSWWQADYSGEPLVSFSAQEGKQIGLKLGDTVTVNVLGRNVTARIANFREVQWETMGINFVMVFSPNTFAGAPHGWMATLTEKTATTADDARILNAVTRAFPAVTTVRVKDALDVVNRLVGQLGTAIRAAAGVALIASVLVLAGALAAGNRARIHDAVVLKTLGATRRTLIAAFSLEYILIGLATAIFALAAGGIAAWYIVARIMTLPSHFMPEVAVATIVFSLVITVGIGLAGTWRVLGQKAAPVLREL is encoded by the coding sequence ATGCCGCTGGCACAGACGTTGAAGCTTGCCGTCCGCTTCTCGTTGCGCGAGATGCGCGGCGGCCTGTCCGGGTTCCTGATCTTCCTCGCCTGCATCGCGCTTGGCGTCGCGGCGATCGGCGGCGTCAATTCGGTGGCGCGCTCGATCAGTGCCGGTGTCGCCGATCAAGGCCAGACGCTGCTTGGCGGCGATCTTCGCTTCGAGATAAACCAGCGCGACGCCAGCCAGGCCGAGCGCGGCTTTCTCGACGGGCTGGGCACCGTTTCGCGCACCGCCAGCATGCGTTCGATGGCGCGTCTTGCCGACGGGTCGGACCAGGCACTGGTCGAGGCCAAGGCGGTCGACGATGCCTATCCGCTCTATGGCGCGCTGGAAACCGAGCCGAAGCTGTCGAAGCAGGACCTGTTCGGCGAGCAATCCGGTGTTTTCGGCGCCGCCGCACCCGATCTGCTGTTCGAACGGCTGCATCTCAAGCTCGGCGACCGGCTGAAGCTCGGCACCGCCACCTTCGAACTGCGCGCCACGCTGGTCACCGAGCCTGATGCCGTGTCCGACGGTTTCGGTTTCGCGCCAAGGCTGATGATCTCGACCGAGGGCCTGGCCGCGACCGGGCTGATCCAGCCGGGCAGCCTGGTCGAAAATGCCTACAAGATCCGCTTGCCCGCCGACGCCGATGAGGCGCGGCTCAAGGCGATCCAGGATCAGGCCGCGAAAGATTTTCCGGAGGCCGGCTGGTCGATCCGCACGCGCGACAATGCGGCACCGGCGCTGTCCTCCAACATCGAACGTTTCTCGCAGTTCCTAACGCTGGTCGGTCTGACGGCGCTGGTGGTCGGCGGCGTCGGCGTCGCCAATGCGGTGCGCGCCTATCTCGACGGCAAACGCGGCGTCATCGCCACCTTCAAGAGCTTAGGTGCTTCCGGCGGCTTCGTCTTTGCCGTCTATCTCGTGCAGATCCTGATCATTGCCGCGTTGGGCATCCTGCTCGGCCTCGTGCTCGGCGCGCTGATGCCGTTCGTGGCGAGTGCTGCGCTCCAGTCCGTCATTCCGGTGCCGGCGCAAGGTGGTTTCTATCCCGGCGCGCTCGGCATGGCGGCACTGTTTGGCCTGCTGGTGACGCTGGCCTTCGCGCTGCTGCCGCTCGGCCGCGCCCGCGACGTGCCGGCCACCGCGCTGTTTCGCGAGATGGGGCTGGAAGGCCGTGGCCAGCCGCGCCTCGTCTATGTCGCTTCGGCGCTCGGCATCGCGCTGATCCTGGCGGCGCTGGCGATCCTGTTTTCGGGCGACCAGCGCATCGCCTCGATCTTCGTCGGCGCCACCATCTTCGCCTTCCTGGTGTTGCGCCTGGTCGGGGCGCTGGTGCAGTGGGTCGCGAAAAAGAGCCCGCGCGTGCGCTTCGTGGCGCTCAGGCTCGCCGTTGGCAACATCCACCGGCCGGGCGCCCTGACGCCATCGGTGGTGCTGTCGCTGGGGCTCGGCCTGACGCTGCTGGTGACGCTGGCGCTGATCGACGGGAATCTGCGGCAGCAGATCTCCGGCAGCCTTCCGGAGCGGGCGCCGAACTTCTTCTTCGTCGACATCCAGAGCAGCGATGTCGATGCGTTCACCGCGCTGGTCGGCAAGGAGGCGCCACAGGGAACCCTTGCCAAGGTGCCGATGCTGCGTGGCCGGGTGATGGCGCTGAACGGCGTCGATGTCGACAAGGTCAAGGTGCCGGCCGAAGGCGCCTGGGTGCTGAAAGGCGATCGCGGCCTGACCTATGACGCCAAACAACCGCAAAATGCGACCCTGACCGAAGGCAGCTGGTGGCAGGCTGATTATAGCGGCGAACCGCTGGTCTCGTTCTCGGCCCAGGAAGGCAAGCAGATCGGGCTGAAGCTTGGCGACACCGTCACCGTCAATGTGCTTGGCCGCAACGTGACGGCCAGGATCGCCAATTTCCGGGAGGTCCAGTGGGAGACGATGGGCATCAATTTCGTCATGGTGTTCTCGCCCAACACATTCGCGGGCGCCCCGCATGGCTGGATGGCGACGCTGACCGAGAAGACTGCCACCACGGCCGACGACGCCCGGATCCTCAATGCCGTCACGCGCGCCTTCCCGGCGGTGACGACGGTGCGGGTCAAGGATGCGCTCGATGTCGTCAACCGGCTGGTCGGCCAACTCGGCACGGCGATCCGGGCCGCGGCCGGCGTGGCACTGATCGCTTCGGTGCTGGTGCTGGCCGGCGCGCTCGCGGCGGGAAATCGGGCGCGCATCCACGACGCCGTGGTGCTGAAGACGCTGGGCGCCACCAGGCGAACGCTGATCGCGGCATTCTCCCTGGAATACATATTGATCGGACTGGCCACTGCCATCTTCGCACTGGCCGCCGGTGGCATCGCGGCCTGGTATATTGTCGCCCGCATCATGACGCTGCCATCGCATTTCATGCCCGAAGTGGCGGTGGCGACCATCGTGTTTTCGCTGGTCATCACGGTCGGCATCGGCCTTGCCGGCACTTGGCGGGTGCTTGGTCAAAAGGCGGCACCGGTGCTGCGCGAGCTGTGA
- a CDS encoding Bax inhibitor-1/YccA family protein, whose amino-acid sequence MADPIRNYQTSAVPGVRADIDQGLRAYMIKVYNLMGLGLLITGLVAVGTIMLATTNDPASAIATLSSGEMLTSFGVAIFASPLKWVVIFAPLALVFFMQARLQSMSVSAAQTTFWIFAGLIGLSLSSIFLVYTTASISQTFFATAAGFGALSLYGYTTKRDLSGLGSFLMMGLIGLIIASVINLFLHSSALTFAVSAVGVLVFAGFTAYDTQSIKELYYEGDASDVAGRKAIMGALKLYLDFINLFTFLLQLMGDRR is encoded by the coding sequence ATGGCTGATCCCATTCGCAATTATCAGACGTCGGCAGTGCCCGGCGTCCGCGCCGACATCGATCAGGGTCTGCGCGCCTATATGATCAAGGTCTACAATCTGATGGGGCTTGGCCTCCTTATCACCGGCCTTGTCGCCGTCGGCACGATCATGCTGGCTACGACGAACGATCCGGCCTCGGCTATCGCGACGCTGTCCAGCGGCGAGATGCTGACCTCTTTCGGTGTCGCGATCTTCGCCTCGCCGTTGAAGTGGGTAGTTATCTTTGCCCCTCTCGCGCTCGTTTTCTTCATGCAGGCTCGCCTCCAGTCGATGAGCGTTTCGGCGGCTCAGACGACCTTCTGGATCTTTGCCGGTCTGATTGGTCTGTCGCTGTCGTCGATCTTCCTGGTCTACACCACGGCAAGCATCTCGCAGACCTTCTTCGCTACCGCTGCCGGGTTCGGTGCGCTCTCGCTCTATGGCTACACCACCAAGCGCGATCTTTCGGGACTTGGCTCGTTTTTGATGATGGGCTTGATTGGCTTGATCATCGCGTCGGTGATCAACCTCTTTTTGCATTCTTCGGCGCTCACATTCGCTGTGTCGGCAGTCGGTGTACTCGTCTTTGCGGGCTTCACCGCCTACGACACACAGAGCATCAAGGAACTGTACTACGAGGGTGACGCTTCCGATGTCGCCGGCCGCAAGGCCATCATGGGCGCACTGAAGCTCTATCTCGACTTCATCAACCTGTTCACGTTCCTGCTGCAGCTCATGGGCGACCGCCGCTAA
- a CDS encoding GNAT family N-acetyltransferase — protein MSSIVIRTASAADLDTITEIYADAVQHGTASYELEAPSRAEMGTRFETLTAGGFPYLVAEKDGAVLGYAYAGAFRPRPAYRFIVEDSVYVAPDAKGQGVGLKLMQALIAAAEAAGFRQIVAVIGEGHPDSASVKLHEKLGFRHSGRLEGSGYKHGRWLDTVFMQLSLNGGASVPPDPDSLPEQKFLKQK, from the coding sequence ATGAGCAGTATTGTGATTCGGACGGCCAGCGCGGCCGACCTCGACACCATCACCGAAATCTATGCCGACGCGGTCCAGCATGGCACGGCGAGCTATGAGCTGGAGGCGCCAAGCCGCGCCGAGATGGGCACGCGATTCGAGACGCTCACGGCCGGCGGCTTTCCCTATCTGGTGGCGGAAAAGGACGGTGCGGTGCTTGGCTATGCCTATGCCGGCGCCTTCCGGCCGCGTCCGGCCTATCGCTTCATCGTGGAGGATTCGGTCTATGTCGCGCCTGACGCCAAGGGCCAGGGCGTCGGCCTCAAGCTGATGCAGGCCTTGATCGCAGCGGCCGAGGCAGCGGGCTTTCGCCAGATCGTCGCGGTGATCGGCGAAGGCCATCCCGACAGCGCCTCGGTCAAGCTGCACGAAAAGCTCGGCTTTCGCCATTCGGGCCGGCTCGAAGGTTCCGGCTACAAGCACGGACGCTGGCTGGATACGGTGTTCATGCAGCTGTCGCTGAACGGCGGGGCGTCAGTTCCGCCCGATCCAGACTCATTGCCCGAGCAAAAATTTCTCAAGCAAAAATAA
- a CDS encoding DUF2794 domain-containing protein, protein MTDDSGGMGDGDASAILIPLHEARSARLDQPVRFERRELDQILRLYGRMVAANEWRDYAIDHLTDRAVFSVFRRASEVPLFQIVKDPKLARKQGAFAVIAAGGRILKRGQELGRVLGVFDSKLKLV, encoded by the coding sequence ATGACTGACGACAGCGGCGGGATGGGGGATGGGGACGCATCCGCAATATTGATCCCGCTGCACGAGGCGCGCAGCGCACGCCTCGACCAGCCGGTGCGCTTCGAACGGCGCGAACTGGACCAGATCCTCAGGCTCTACGGACGCATGGTCGCCGCCAATGAATGGCGCGATTACGCCATCGATCATCTGACCGACAGGGCCGTGTTTTCCGTCTTCCGCCGCGCCAGCGAAGTGCCGCTGTTCCAGATCGTCAAGGATCCGAAACTGGCGCGCAAGCAGGGCGCCTTCGCCGTCATCGCCGCCGGCGGCCGCATTCTCAAGCGCGGCCAGGAGCTTGGCCGCGTGCTTGGCGTGTTCGACAGCAAGCTGAAGCTGGTGTAG
- a CDS encoding NAD(P)/FAD-dependent oxidoreductase, whose translation MQAKHNGDVSFWYADIGGVPPYRPALPGDIEADVCIVGAGYTGLWTAYYLKKAQPSLRIAIVEKEFAGYGASGRNGGWLSGGFSWSREKYAKTSSRGAVIDMQRAMFGTVDEVISVTQAEGIDADIRRVDNITVATNEAQLQRARAEYDELLRWDIPQERLAFLDAREARERIAIDKVLGGFVVRNVARVQPAKLVQGLAAAVVRLGIPIYEQTQVLAIEKGKVTTTRGIVRAEKIVRATEGFTAGIPGLKRLWLPLNSAIVVTEPLPQKLWDTIGWSGYEVLGDAAHTYCYAQRTREGRIAMGGRGVPYRFGSRTDVRGQTQQATIDQLHEVLTRLLPQTKGLRLDHAWCGTLGVPRDWCTTSGFDRETGIGWAGGYVGLGVSSSNLSGRTLRDLVLGHDTELTRLPWVNRTVKKWEPEPLRWLGVHSMYQLYRIADQREANGLGRTSRLAAFADRLTGH comes from the coding sequence ATGCAAGCCAAGCACAATGGCGACGTGTCGTTCTGGTATGCCGATATCGGCGGTGTTCCGCCCTATCGCCCTGCCTTGCCTGGCGACATCGAGGCCGATGTTTGCATTGTCGGCGCCGGCTATACCGGATTGTGGACCGCCTATTATCTGAAGAAGGCGCAGCCCTCGCTGCGCATCGCCATCGTCGAAAAGGAATTCGCCGGCTACGGCGCTTCCGGCCGCAATGGCGGCTGGCTGTCGGGCGGCTTCAGCTGGTCGCGTGAGAAATACGCAAAGACGTCGTCGCGAGGCGCTGTCATCGACATGCAGCGCGCCATGTTCGGCACTGTCGACGAGGTGATCTCGGTGACGCAGGCCGAGGGCATCGACGCCGATATCCGCCGTGTCGACAACATCACCGTGGCCACCAACGAAGCGCAGCTGCAGCGCGCCAGGGCTGAATATGATGAACTGCTGCGCTGGGACATACCGCAAGAGCGACTAGCCTTCCTCGACGCGCGTGAGGCGCGCGAGCGCATCGCCATCGACAAGGTGCTGGGCGGCTTCGTTGTGCGCAATGTCGCGCGCGTGCAGCCGGCCAAACTGGTGCAGGGGCTGGCGGCAGCGGTCGTGCGGCTTGGCATTCCGATCTACGAGCAGACGCAGGTGCTGGCGATCGAGAAAGGCAAGGTCACCACCACCAGGGGCATCGTGCGGGCCGAAAAGATCGTGCGCGCCACGGAAGGGTTCACTGCCGGCATTCCCGGCCTGAAACGCCTCTGGCTGCCGCTCAACAGCGCCATCGTGGTGACCGAGCCGCTGCCGCAAAAGCTGTGGGACACGATCGGCTGGAGCGGCTACGAGGTGCTGGGCGATGCCGCGCACACCTATTGCTATGCCCAGCGCACCCGCGAGGGCCGCATCGCCATGGGCGGCCGTGGCGTTCCCTACCGCTTCGGCTCGCGCACCGATGTGCGTGGCCAGACCCAGCAGGCGACCATCGACCAATTGCACGAAGTGCTGACCAGGCTGCTGCCGCAGACCAAGGGCTTGCGCCTCGACCATGCCTGGTGCGGGACGCTTGGCGTGCCGCGCGACTGGTGCACCACCTCAGGCTTCGATCGCGAGACCGGCATTGGCTGGGCCGGCGGCTATGTCGGGCTCGGCGTTTCCAGCTCGAACCTGTCGGGTCGCACCTTGCGCGACCTCGTGCTCGGCCATGATACCGAGCTGACCCGGCTGCCCTGGGTCAACCGCACGGTCAAGAAATGGGAACCGGAACCGCTGCGCTGGCTCGGCGTCCATTCCATGTACCAGCTCTACCGGATTGCCGACCAGCGCGAGGCAAACGGCCTCGGGCGGACGTCCCGGCTGGCCGCTTTCGCCGACCGGCTGACCGGGCATTGA
- a CDS encoding DUF1223 domain-containing protein: protein MIMAWRKSLWLAALALAFSAFAGAGHAGEAERIQADKPQQDKPLGVVELFTSQGCSSCPPADAFFAELATKEDIVALSYHVDYWDYLGWKDTLSRKENTERQYDYMRAFGSRSVYTPQAVLNGRVHVNGANRGEVDGALARMAKGGEGIRVPIKVSRTSDRVIIDAGDAESGPSDAHVVIVYFEQPQTVKIAQGENSGRKMTYWNAVTGIQTAGMWHGKAQRYELPMSEINKKGGCAVLLQSVGKDGMPGPILGAAFIHKP from the coding sequence ATGATCATGGCCTGGCGAAAATCATTGTGGCTGGCAGCCTTAGCGCTGGCCTTTTCGGCCTTTGCCGGGGCTGGCCATGCGGGCGAGGCCGAGCGTATCCAGGCCGACAAGCCGCAGCAGGACAAGCCGCTCGGCGTGGTCGAACTGTTCACCAGCCAAGGCTGTAGTTCCTGCCCACCGGCCGATGCGTTCTTTGCCGAACTGGCCACCAAGGAAGACATCGTCGCGCTCTCCTATCACGTCGACTATTGGGACTATCTCGGCTGGAAGGACACGCTAAGCCGCAAGGAAAACACCGAGCGGCAATATGACTACATGCGCGCCTTCGGCAGCCGCTCCGTCTATACGCCGCAGGCGGTCCTCAACGGCCGCGTGCATGTCAACGGCGCCAATCGCGGCGAGGTCGACGGCGCGCTTGCCCGCATGGCCAAGGGTGGCGAAGGCATTCGCGTCCCTATCAAGGTCAGCCGCACCAGCGATCGTGTGATCATCGATGCCGGCGACGCCGAATCCGGCCCCAGCGACGCCCATGTCGTCATCGTCTATTTCGAGCAGCCGCAGACGGTCAAGATCGCCCAGGGCGAGAACTCCGGCCGCAAGATGACCTACTGGAACGCGGTCACCGGCATCCAGACCGCCGGCATGTGGCACGGCAAGGCGCAACGCTACGAACTGCCGATGAGCGAGATCAACAAGAAGGGCGGCTGCGCCGTGCTTTTGCAGTCGGTCGGCAAGGACGGCATGCCCGGCCCCATCCTCGGTGCCGCCTTCATCCACAAGCCCTGA